One region of Paenibacillus polymyxa M1 genomic DNA includes:
- a CDS encoding putative holin-like toxin, which produces MEVKDALTLMMMFGTLLVALIGLIVTIVIALNQNKKK; this is translated from the coding sequence GTGGAGGTTAAGGATGCTCTGACATTAATGATGATGTTCGGCACGCTACTAGTAGCGTTGATCGGATTAATCGTTACCATTGTTATTGCGCTGAACCAAAACAAAAAGAAATAG
- a CDS encoding ABC transporter permease translates to MFDLFKAECLKLKRTKILWLSVIILALTIILQLYSYAGSPKYSIDRDGWNDYFMSIVTLINFLTGYMSYYILTCYIYAREYQEKTHIALFTNPVRRSRLYFSKLLVIYMYIAVSLLLAFVLSALLGMLITTRPLTFEIVRHQLGIFTKMILMHAMLIPIITFFAIRWKKFVPAIMGMCTVMCLNFVLVNAPGNTFYPWTVPVLFSPHGTLGRTYTNVSGGLISICFIFVLGLFLALRSYTRIETK, encoded by the coding sequence ATGTTTGACCTGTTTAAAGCAGAGTGCTTGAAACTGAAAAGAACTAAAATTCTTTGGTTGAGTGTGATAATTTTAGCATTAACCATTATTTTGCAATTATATAGTTACGCGGGTAGTCCCAAGTATTCGATAGATCGTGATGGTTGGAATGACTATTTTATGAGTATTGTTACTCTTATTAATTTTCTGACTGGGTATATGAGCTACTACATTTTGACCTGCTATATCTATGCGAGAGAGTATCAAGAGAAGACGCATATTGCCCTGTTTACAAACCCGGTTCGTCGGAGTCGTCTTTACTTCAGCAAGCTGCTTGTTATTTACATGTATATCGCTGTTAGCCTGTTGTTGGCATTTGTACTATCTGCTCTATTGGGTATGTTAATTACGACCAGACCGCTAACCTTTGAAATCGTTAGGCATCAGCTTGGAATCTTCACTAAAATGATTCTTATGCACGCTATGCTCATCCCGATCATTACGTTCTTCGCTATACGATGGAAAAAATTTGTGCCCGCTATTATGGGGATGTGTACGGTTATGTGTTTAAATTTTGTTTTGGTTAATGCACCGGGGAATACCTTTTATCCATGGACAGTACCCGTATTGTTTTCTCCGCATGGCACGCTTGGGAGAACATACACGAATGTCTCTGGAGGGCTCATCAGTATTTGTTTCATTTTTGTGCTGGGACTTTTTTTGGCGTTGCGAAGCTATACCCGTATAGAGACAAAGTAG
- a CDS encoding ABC transporter permease, with protein MIRAELIKLKGSKVLLLSFIILLAVVLLEFALSAVFYRYSIDKRGWTYYFEGIVLFVNVAAGFISYYILTGYIFAREYQENTHLFMFTTPVTRVKFYFSKLTVVYGFIIVSLFFVLFLSALLGMCITDRPLTMAIWVYQIQVFAKMCVMHVMLIPIASFFAIRWKSIMVVVLVVCTAIFLNFIYKSEWYPWIVPVLLSPNEGSAVRHVNILIAWFSLFVIFLLGLFLSVWTYQRRA; from the coding sequence GTGATTAGAGCTGAACTTATTAAGCTTAAAGGCTCTAAAGTTTTGTTGTTAAGTTTTATAATATTGTTGGCTGTTGTCCTGTTGGAATTCGCTTTAAGCGCTGTTTTTTATAGATATTCAATTGATAAAAGGGGTTGGACCTACTATTTCGAGGGCATAGTTCTCTTCGTCAATGTCGCAGCTGGATTTATCAGCTATTACATTTTAACTGGTTATATTTTTGCAAGAGAGTATCAGGAAAATACGCATCTGTTTATGTTTACCACGCCTGTCACTAGGGTTAAATTTTATTTTAGTAAATTGACCGTTGTTTATGGATTTATTATTGTATCCTTATTTTTCGTTCTGTTTTTATCCGCCTTATTAGGCATGTGCATTACAGATCGACCTTTAACGATGGCTATCTGGGTATACCAAATCCAAGTATTTGCTAAAATGTGTGTGATGCATGTGATGTTAATCCCGATCGCCTCTTTTTTTGCTATACGTTGGAAGAGCATCATGGTGGTTGTGCTCGTAGTTTGTACTGCTATATTTTTGAATTTTATATACAAAAGTGAATGGTACCCTTGGATTGTTCCCGTTCTTTTATCTCCCAATGAAGGAAGCGCGGTCAGACATGTCAATATTCTTATAGCGTGGTTCAGCTTATTCGTGATCTTTCTTCTTGGATTGTTTTTATCCGTATGGACATATCAGAGAAGAGCCTAA
- a CDS encoding ABC transporter ATP-binding protein encodes MQYVIETKKLRKQFGMSIAVDDISLHVEQGSIYGFLGENGAGKTTTIRMLMRLVEPTNGEVFLFGERLEKSYPSIFSKIGTIIETPGLYENLSARDNLRICCTYMGVKDDGRIERTLTTVGLEHTGKKKFKDFSLGMKQRLGIARALVHDPELLILDEPTNGLDPSGIKEIRQLLKKLCEEDGKTILISSHILSEIQQLATHIGIIHNGKLLAEDRLSQLEEGFEQYTDLKVEDAKAVQAFLQEHIKQLQSNVISPQQLRIHSQIENTAALNKQLIDHQFSVYEIHTTKQTLEEYFLALISGEGGRRD; translated from the coding sequence ATGCAGTATGTTATAGAAACAAAAAAGCTTCGCAAACAGTTTGGGATGTCGATAGCTGTAGACGATATTTCCTTACATGTAGAACAGGGCAGTATCTACGGTTTTCTAGGTGAAAATGGAGCTGGAAAGACGACAACCATCCGCATGCTGATGAGGCTGGTTGAGCCTACAAATGGGGAGGTTTTTTTATTTGGCGAGCGGTTGGAGAAAAGCTATCCTTCTATTTTCTCAAAAATAGGTACCATTATCGAAACACCAGGTTTATACGAAAATCTGAGTGCACGAGATAATCTGAGAATCTGCTGTACGTACATGGGGGTGAAGGATGATGGGAGAATTGAACGAACCTTAACTACGGTGGGGTTAGAGCATACGGGGAAGAAGAAGTTTAAGGATTTTTCCCTAGGAATGAAGCAACGATTAGGAATTGCCAGGGCACTTGTTCATGATCCTGAGTTGCTTATATTAGATGAACCGACGAACGGACTAGACCCGTCAGGAATTAAGGAAATTCGTCAGCTATTAAAGAAGTTGTGCGAGGAAGATGGAAAAACGATTCTTATCTCCAGCCACATCTTGAGCGAAATTCAGCAGTTAGCTACACACATCGGGATTATACATAATGGAAAACTGTTAGCGGAAGATCGACTGAGTCAGTTGGAGGAAGGTTTTGAGCAATATACAGATCTAAAGGTAGAGGATGCAAAAGCAGTACAAGCGTTTCTACAAGAGCACATAAAGCAGCTTCAATCTAATGTGATATCCCCACAACAACTAAGAATTCATAGTCAGATTGAGAATACAGCTGCGTTAAATAAGCAGTTAATAGATCATCAGTTTTCAGTCTATGAGATACACACCACAAAGCAGACGCTAGAGGAATATTTTTTGGCTCTCATTTCAGGAGAGGGTGGGCGACGTGATTAG
- a CDS encoding NADH:flavin oxidoreductase/NADH oxidase has translation MTNSLFTPYTLKDLELKNRVVMAPMCQYSVTDKDGIPNDWHHVHYLSRAIGGTGLIIIEMTDVEPDGRITDYDLGLWSDEHIPAYKKLVDGIHAHGAKVGIQLAHAGRKAEDAAEPVAPSAIAYPDVNYKQPRALTTEEVRGMVQKFADAARRAVQAGVDTIELHGAHGYLIHQFHSPVTNKRDDEYGKDLSRFGVEVIQAVRKEMPAGMPLILRISAVEYVDGGYDVDHAIELSRAYQAAGVDMIHVSSGGEGPAGARKPGNYPGYQVPFARQIREALNIPVIAVGILDDPALAQSVIGNEDADLVAVGRGLLRDPYWAIHAAVALRGEKPSVPEQYQRGY, from the coding sequence TTGACGAATTCGTTGTTTACACCGTACACTCTGAAGGATTTGGAATTGAAAAACCGGGTGGTTATGGCGCCGATGTGTCAATACTCGGTGACAGACAAGGACGGAATTCCGAATGATTGGCATCATGTCCACTACCTGAGCCGGGCTATTGGAGGCACGGGCCTGATTATTATAGAAATGACGGACGTGGAACCGGATGGACGGATTACGGATTACGATCTGGGGCTTTGGTCAGATGAACATATTCCGGCGTATAAAAAGCTGGTTGACGGTATTCATGCGCACGGGGCCAAGGTTGGCATACAGCTTGCCCATGCAGGCCGTAAAGCTGAGGATGCAGCAGAGCCGGTGGCTCCTTCGGCCATTGCATATCCGGATGTGAATTATAAACAGCCGCGTGCATTGACCACGGAGGAAGTGCGTGGCATGGTGCAAAAATTCGCAGACGCCGCCCGTCGGGCAGTTCAAGCAGGCGTGGATACGATTGAGCTTCACGGTGCACACGGTTACCTGATTCACCAATTCCATTCGCCAGTTACGAACAAGCGAGATGACGAGTATGGAAAGGATCTATCCCGTTTCGGCGTAGAAGTCATTCAGGCTGTGCGCAAGGAAATGCCTGCGGGTATGCCGTTAATCTTACGCATCAGTGCGGTGGAATACGTAGATGGTGGATACGATGTGGATCATGCCATTGAGCTGAGCCGAGCATATCAGGCTGCAGGCGTAGATATGATCCATGTCAGCTCGGGCGGAGAAGGCCCGGCTGGAGCCAGAAAGCCAGGCAACTATCCGGGCTACCAAGTGCCGTTTGCTCGCCAAATCCGCGAGGCGCTAAACATCCCAGTAATCGCCGTCGGTATACTGGATGACCCAGCCTTGGCGCAGTCTGTAATCGGCAATGAGGATGCCGATCTGGTCGCTGTGGGACGCGGATTGCTGCGAGATCCTTATTGGGCGATTCATGCAGCGGTGGCGCTGCGTGGCGAAAAGCCTTCCGTACCTGAACAATATCAACGTGGCTACTGA
- a CDS encoding extracellular solute-binding protein produces the protein MLKKMMALSGSLLLTVGLLSGCGGSGGTDAAKESTGGKEDLKTVTINMFTASPEYTDAFNAYIEEYKKVKPNVKINLEIMQADYNTILKSKIASGSTPDVFQTTAGGDIDTYADYSADLTNEPLAAAMTDAVRANMSSSDGKVLGLPVKGNLFALIYNKDLLTKAGITSPPKTIAEMQDAVTKLEAKGITPFANAYKEWWVWKHIFQHYVDAAAQDAGVEPKQLVNDFIAGKAKIKDYPVLYNNFFSFIDLTVKHGTDKPLERDSNAEVSDFASGKAAFMTGKGAWDEEAIKKINPDLKIGIMGYPVSDKADQSVIITGADQALRINKDSEVSKETIEFFNWLYTSEYGKNWFSQVAKVIPPIKDAPLPDLEMPKEMESILKTSKSGDLSVNYSLDTFHQKFGELMQAYISGNMNKDQAVAEIEKAWVQLGSAQ, from the coding sequence ATGTTAAAGAAGATGATGGCGTTATCCGGCAGTTTGCTTTTGACGGTCGGTTTGTTGAGCGGATGTGGAGGCAGCGGCGGCACAGATGCGGCTAAAGAAAGCACTGGCGGCAAAGAAGATTTGAAAACGGTTACAATAAATATGTTTACAGCCTCACCGGAGTATACCGATGCTTTTAACGCGTATATCGAGGAGTATAAGAAGGTCAAACCTAACGTGAAGATCAATCTGGAGATCATGCAGGCAGACTACAACACCATTCTCAAGTCAAAAATAGCTTCGGGTAGTACACCGGATGTGTTCCAGACCACGGCAGGAGGCGACATCGACACCTATGCTGATTATAGTGCCGATCTGACCAATGAACCGCTGGCAGCAGCCATGACGGATGCTGTCCGGGCGAATATGAGTTCCAGTGACGGCAAGGTGCTCGGACTCCCGGTGAAGGGGAACCTGTTTGCGTTGATTTACAACAAAGATTTGCTTACCAAGGCTGGGATAACCTCCCCACCGAAGACAATTGCGGAGATGCAGGATGCTGTTACTAAGCTAGAGGCGAAAGGTATTACTCCATTTGCTAATGCGTATAAAGAGTGGTGGGTATGGAAGCATATCTTCCAACACTATGTAGATGCTGCTGCGCAGGATGCTGGCGTAGAGCCGAAGCAACTTGTTAATGATTTTATTGCAGGTAAAGCGAAAATCAAGGACTACCCCGTGCTGTACAACAACTTCTTTAGCTTCATCGATCTGACGGTGAAGCATGGTACAGATAAGCCGCTGGAACGGGACAGCAATGCAGAAGTGAGCGATTTTGCCTCTGGTAAAGCTGCGTTTATGACGGGCAAAGGTGCATGGGACGAGGAAGCAATCAAGAAAATTAATCCTGATCTCAAGATAGGCATCATGGGATATCCGGTGAGTGACAAAGCGGATCAATCAGTCATCATTACTGGTGCGGATCAGGCGCTGCGTATCAACAAGGATTCCGAAGTATCCAAGGAAACGATTGAATTCTTCAACTGGCTGTACACTTCGGAATACGGTAAGAACTGGTTCTCCCAAGTAGCGAAGGTAATCCCTCCAATCAAGGATGCGCCGCTTCCTGATCTGGAAATGCCTAAGGAAATGGAGAGCATTTTGAAAACATCCAAGTCTGGTGATCTGTCTGTCAACTACTCGCTGGATACATTCCACCAAAAGTTTGGCGAGCTGATGCAAGCTTATATTAGCGGCAACATGAACAAGGATCAGGCGGTTGCAGAGATTGAGAAGGCATGGGTTCAATTAGGCTCAGCGCAATAA
- a CDS encoding response regulator transcription factor: MYNVLIIDDEEPLREAIRIVGDWDRLGIEHIYEATNGKLGMELLGQHPIDVVMVDMKMPEMNGIEFLRVIEKAYPHLLTIVISGYNDFEFTRQAIQSRVVDYLLKPINRQDLNQALRKAVDILESRKQSQDEFINQSITLNMSLPKLKEKLYMSILDGSFKKQANTALLPLIGADQQENRFGVIVLRLLNRDEIRRTRFHGDADLMDFAVTNVLAQTSDERLRCFSFPHPRREREVVSICTLASGQQEHMSLLLAQVAQKAVANLHGLFNMVVAAGVGKLCTDVVELASAYRDAKTLIRSTDVLKLEGESILHTVPRQVGASEEVPWTDRLLSIQKDAQTGQANRAKVLLSDLLKQLAAGSVFRLQDADRLLREFHFLLREATIELGTPVSAPNQEETLGELGRVVEGNLSADFTSFADYSQRLHRMLELYIAGVQHAQAGNQPFDITEIKRYIDRYYFEDIKISFFAETYFLSREYLMKLFKQQFGYGIHEYVQKVRMDKAKELLGDSSLKIQEISDMLGYKDKNYFSKAFRNYYQVSPSEYRVSLQ, from the coding sequence ATGTATAACGTATTGATTATTGACGATGAAGAACCGTTACGCGAAGCCATTCGTATTGTTGGAGACTGGGATCGTCTGGGTATCGAACATATTTATGAGGCGACGAATGGAAAGTTGGGAATGGAGCTGCTGGGTCAGCACCCTATCGATGTGGTGATGGTCGATATGAAAATGCCGGAGATGAATGGCATTGAATTTCTTCGTGTTATCGAGAAGGCATATCCCCATCTGCTGACGATTGTCATTAGTGGCTACAACGACTTTGAATTTACACGACAAGCGATTCAATCGCGGGTGGTAGATTATCTGCTCAAACCTATCAACCGCCAGGATCTGAATCAGGCACTGCGCAAGGCGGTGGACATTCTGGAAAGCCGTAAGCAAAGCCAAGACGAGTTCATTAATCAGAGCATTACGCTAAATATGTCACTACCGAAGCTGAAAGAAAAGCTCTATATGTCCATTTTGGACGGTAGCTTTAAAAAGCAGGCCAATACCGCGTTGCTGCCATTGATTGGAGCAGATCAGCAGGAGAACCGCTTTGGCGTGATCGTGCTGCGGCTGCTGAACAGGGATGAGATTCGCAGGACACGTTTTCATGGCGATGCCGATCTGATGGATTTTGCTGTAACGAATGTATTAGCGCAGACATCAGATGAACGGTTGCGTTGTTTTAGCTTCCCCCATCCGCGAAGAGAGCGTGAGGTCGTTTCGATCTGTACCCTGGCCTCAGGACAACAAGAACATATGTCCCTCCTACTGGCACAGGTGGCACAGAAGGCGGTTGCGAACCTGCATGGGCTGTTCAATATGGTGGTAGCAGCCGGCGTGGGCAAGCTCTGTACAGACGTGGTGGAGTTGGCTTCTGCTTATAGGGATGCCAAGACGCTCATTCGCAGCACGGATGTGTTGAAGTTGGAAGGAGAATCTATTCTCCATACGGTGCCCCGGCAAGTGGGTGCGTCAGAGGAAGTGCCATGGACGGATCGACTGTTGTCGATCCAAAAGGATGCTCAGACCGGTCAAGCAAACCGGGCAAAGGTACTACTGAGCGATCTGTTGAAGCAATTGGCAGCAGGCTCTGTTTTCCGTTTGCAGGATGCGGACCGATTGCTGCGGGAGTTCCATTTTTTATTGAGAGAAGCAACGATTGAGCTGGGTACGCCTGTGTCTGCGCCTAATCAGGAGGAAACCTTAGGAGAACTGGGGCGCGTGGTTGAAGGCAATCTGTCTGCTGATTTTACGAGCTTTGCCGACTATAGTCAGAGATTACACCGCATGCTGGAGCTTTACATTGCCGGGGTCCAACATGCACAAGCGGGAAACCAGCCCTTTGATATTACAGAGATCAAAAGGTATATCGACCGTTACTATTTTGAAGATATCAAAATCTCATTTTTTGCCGAAACCTATTTTTTGAGCCGGGAATATCTGATGAAATTGTTCAAACAGCAGTTTGGTTACGGCATTCACGAATATGTACAGAAGGTCAGAATGGACAAGGCAAAGGAACTGCTGGGTGATTCCAGTCTGAAAATTCAGGAAATTTCCGATATGCTCGGTTACAAGGATAAAAACTATTTCAGTAAGGCTTTTCGCAATTATTATCAGGTGTCACCGTCGGAGTATCGCGTGAGCCTGCAATAA
- a CDS encoding sensor histidine kinase, which translates to MCTLSKGAVIMMSGRVGTILRSMWKRITQKLVNKLILLFTSVIILVVGSLTIISYQMIEKESVNHSIASTTNNLLLVNQNLEDYLEGMQQLALPQLRYNDIMNAIANENRDYAARMVIENYLRNMFYSRNDLEAIYLYVADRHQYYVVTRETYNITVRKGINTDLPKLPWYKEAMASTANESFQSFVESRSDMGYVAPQASFMAYHRVLRSIASRHPQAVLSFYYNTSAVDEIMRNIPLGKGDQLMLISPERVPFYVNSLPLYERMRDSGVLAQIGEGGSGQVTWSDSNSNQEYLVVYDAGQKDGWQLIKPIPYRQIYEAATTTRNWSYVIGALFLGVSIILVTLTSNAITRPLHKLSTQMKRFSTGDFEARAPVKGHDEIAYLSLHFNEMVQRTEELINERYRMKLVEKNAILKALEAEINPHFLYNALQAISTQALKREMFDMADMVDALAQTLRYSINGKDIVAACEELRHIERYIGLQKARFGARLRVEVVWEDTLMELPIPRLSVQTLVENSIKHALEKVSSDILIVISAESGATDATIAVRDNGPGISEDKLKVVLDSFDEKWEDRESEHIGLKNLNTRLKLLYGDQAGLFILTDETGTEMRMQIPRGGVSHV; encoded by the coding sequence ATGTGTACGCTTTCAAAAGGAGCGGTTATCATGATGTCAGGGCGTGTAGGGACAATTCTTCGATCCATGTGGAAGCGGATTACGCAAAAATTAGTGAACAAGCTCATTCTGCTTTTTACGTCGGTGATTATTCTGGTGGTGGGCTCACTCACGATTATTTCCTATCAGATGATTGAAAAGGAGTCGGTCAACCATAGCATCGCCAGCACGACGAATAATCTGCTGCTGGTCAATCAGAATTTGGAGGATTACTTGGAGGGGATGCAGCAGCTGGCTCTGCCACAGCTTCGCTATAACGATATCATGAACGCGATTGCTAATGAGAATCGGGACTATGCTGCACGAATGGTCATTGAAAATTACTTGCGCAACATGTTTTATTCCCGCAATGATCTGGAAGCGATCTATCTATATGTGGCGGACCGCCATCAATACTACGTAGTGACTAGGGAGACGTATAACATAACGGTACGCAAAGGAATAAACACGGATCTTCCCAAGCTTCCCTGGTATAAAGAGGCGATGGCCAGCACTGCAAACGAATCATTTCAATCCTTTGTGGAATCCCGCTCTGATATGGGCTATGTGGCGCCGCAAGCCAGCTTTATGGCTTACCATCGAGTGCTGAGATCGATTGCATCCCGTCACCCGCAGGCAGTGTTGTCCTTTTATTACAACACGAGCGCCGTAGATGAAATCATGCGGAATATTCCACTGGGTAAAGGGGACCAACTGATGCTGATCAGCCCCGAACGGGTTCCCTTTTATGTGAACAGTCTTCCGCTGTATGAACGAATGCGTGATTCTGGAGTATTGGCTCAGATCGGAGAGGGAGGAAGCGGACAAGTAACGTGGTCAGACAGCAACAGCAACCAGGAGTATTTGGTCGTTTATGATGCAGGCCAAAAGGACGGGTGGCAGCTCATCAAGCCGATTCCATACCGCCAAATTTATGAAGCCGCTACGACCACACGGAATTGGAGTTATGTCATCGGGGCTTTATTTTTAGGTGTGTCTATTATTTTGGTGACATTGACCTCGAACGCGATTACCCGACCTTTACATAAGCTATCTACCCAGATGAAACGGTTCAGCACCGGAGATTTTGAGGCAAGGGCTCCTGTGAAGGGGCACGATGAGATTGCCTATTTGTCGCTGCATTTTAACGAAATGGTCCAAAGAACCGAAGAACTTATTAATGAGCGCTATCGTATGAAGCTGGTCGAAAAGAATGCCATACTCAAGGCGCTGGAGGCTGAGATTAATCCCCATTTTCTGTATAATGCCTTACAAGCCATATCCACACAGGCATTAAAGCGGGAGATGTTCGACATGGCGGATATGGTCGATGCATTGGCCCAAACTCTGCGCTATTCCATCAACGGCAAGGATATTGTAGCTGCCTGCGAGGAGCTCAGGCATATTGAACGGTATATAGGTCTGCAAAAGGCAAGATTCGGGGCGAGACTTCGAGTCGAAGTGGTATGGGAGGACACGCTGATGGAGCTGCCGATTCCGAGATTATCCGTGCAGACGTTGGTAGAAAACTCTATCAAGCATGCGCTGGAAAAAGTATCAAGTGACATTCTGATCGTCATTTCGGCCGAATCAGGTGCTACAGACGCTACAATTGCAGTCAGGGACAACGGACCTGGAATTTCAGAGGACAAGCTGAAAGTAGTGCTGGATTCGTTCGATGAAAAATGGGAAGACCGGGAGAGCGAGCATATTGGCCTGAAAAATCTGAACACACGGTTGAAGCTTTTGTATGGAGATCAGGCAGGGTTATTCATACTTACGGATGAAACAGGAACAGAAATGAGAATGCAAATTCCCCGGGGAGGAGTCAGCCATGTATAA
- a CDS encoding carbohydrate ABC transporter permease produces the protein MLKKRGTWGDKGSKLEFGLFTLPVILCITIAFYIPFLMTIRYSLTKWNGISKHPKFVGLDNFKQILLGDANFAHAAWFTIKYAILYIVLVNVLAILLALVLDMKLKSSAWLRAAFFIPYILSLVIVGFIWKFIFMQGFESLDHSTGWGIFQLSWLGEEGLAFISILAVSIWQSIGFYMVIYIAGLQSVPEDLKEAAIVDGAGPIRRFFSIILPMLAPSITISVFMALTNSIKVFDVILSLTGGGPGGTTYSIAYDIYRDTFQNNLYGYGTAKALILFVAVLIITIIQLSIFKRREVEA, from the coding sequence ATGCTGAAAAAAAGGGGAACATGGGGCGACAAGGGCAGCAAGCTGGAATTTGGTTTATTCACATTGCCCGTAATCTTGTGCATTACAATTGCATTTTATATTCCGTTTTTGATGACGATACGCTATTCCCTGACCAAGTGGAACGGTATATCCAAACATCCGAAATTCGTGGGTCTAGATAACTTCAAGCAAATCCTGCTCGGAGACGCTAACTTTGCACATGCAGCCTGGTTTACAATCAAATACGCCATTTTGTACATTGTGCTGGTAAACGTGCTGGCCATTTTGCTGGCACTCGTCCTCGACATGAAGCTCAAAAGCTCGGCCTGGCTACGCGCGGCTTTCTTTATACCTTATATCCTCAGCCTCGTTATTGTCGGCTTTATATGGAAATTCATCTTTATGCAAGGCTTTGAGTCACTGGACCACAGTACAGGCTGGGGCATCTTCCAGCTCAGTTGGCTAGGCGAGGAAGGGCTCGCGTTTATTTCCATTTTGGCGGTATCCATCTGGCAATCCATTGGCTTTTACATGGTCATTTATATTGCAGGTTTGCAATCTGTACCTGAGGATCTAAAAGAGGCTGCCATCGTTGACGGAGCAGGGCCGATCCGGAGATTTTTCAGTATTATTTTGCCAATGCTCGCACCCTCGATTACGATCTCGGTCTTCATGGCACTGACCAACTCGATCAAGGTGTTTGACGTCATTTTATCTCTGACTGGCGGTGGACCAGGAGGTACGACATACAGCATTGCGTATGATATTTACCGAGATACGTTCCAGAACAATCTGTATGGCTACGGAACAGCCAAAGCCTTGATTTTATTCGTTGCAGTACTGATCATTACGATTATTCAATTGTCTATTTTCAAACGCAGGGAGGTTGAAGCCTGA
- a CDS encoding carbohydrate ABC transporter permease — MQRSRTGRILLEAGMIVLSLLFLYPLFLAINNSFKSFAEVMTDVIALPKQLSLDNYVYVWKFIDYPRLFLNNTIITVLGLAGIVLISSIAAYKLARTKSKWSSAIYMLCIMPMLIPFQSIMLTVLRLAKDLNLADSTWGLGLLYWGFGAPLAVFIYHGFVKGIPVEIDESAKIDGASGFRLFFSVIFPLLKSVTATIVIIDVMWIWNDFLLPLLMVNGSPSTKTLTLAAYTFVGQYTSDWQYAMTAMVMAVLPSIIVFIFLQKYIVKGVVAGAVKG; from the coding sequence ATGCAACGCAGCCGTACAGGACGTATTTTGCTGGAAGCGGGCATGATTGTATTATCGCTGTTATTCTTGTACCCGCTGTTTCTCGCCATTAACAATTCGTTCAAAAGCTTCGCTGAGGTCATGACCGACGTCATTGCGCTGCCCAAGCAGCTTTCGCTGGATAACTACGTATACGTATGGAAGTTCATTGACTATCCTCGTTTATTTCTGAATAACACGATTATTACTGTGCTCGGGCTGGCAGGCATTGTGCTGATATCCTCCATCGCTGCTTATAAGCTGGCACGGACGAAAAGCAAGTGGAGCTCCGCCATTTACATGCTGTGCATTATGCCGATGTTGATTCCATTTCAGTCCATCATGCTCACTGTCTTGCGACTGGCGAAAGACTTGAATTTGGCAGACAGCACTTGGGGACTCGGCCTGCTGTACTGGGGTTTCGGAGCCCCGCTGGCAGTGTTTATCTATCACGGCTTTGTGAAAGGCATCCCGGTCGAAATTGACGAAAGCGCCAAAATCGACGGAGCCTCAGGCTTTCGGCTCTTCTTTTCCGTCATCTTCCCGTTGCTGAAATCGGTCACCGCCACTATTGTTATTATCGACGTGATGTGGATATGGAACGATTTTCTGCTTCCACTTCTCATGGTTAACGGCTCACCCAGCACCAAAACACTTACGCTGGCTGCCTATACCTTCGTTGGGCAATATACATCAGACTGGCAATATGCCATGACCGCGATGGTAATGGCTGTGCTGCCCTCCATTATCGTATTTATCTTTCTACAAAAATACATTGTTAAGGGCGTAGTGGCCGGGGCCGTCAAAGGTTGA
- the lepB gene encoding signal peptidase I: protein MESGKHLTSSTSEPLQEKRPRMNNEMIDWLKAIIAAIVLVFIIRWLLFAPFIVEGASMEPNFKTDERVVVNKVIYDFRDPKASEVVVFHVKKEQKDFIKRVIGVAGDTIQYQGDHLYVNGKKVEEPYIQGAIQDAHAKGELYNNVDFPNGTITDSKVPEGYIFVMGDHRNNSRDSRAIGFVSIKDIVGRADVIFWPMDSAQWVKHK from the coding sequence ATGGAGAGCGGGAAGCATTTGACGAGTTCAACTTCCGAACCATTGCAGGAAAAGCGACCGCGAATGAATAATGAGATGATCGATTGGCTTAAGGCAATTATTGCAGCCATTGTGCTCGTGTTCATTATACGTTGGCTGTTATTTGCGCCATTTATTGTTGAGGGAGCATCCATGGAACCGAATTTCAAAACAGATGAACGAGTGGTCGTGAATAAGGTGATTTACGATTTTCGTGACCCCAAGGCAAGCGAGGTTGTTGTATTCCATGTAAAAAAGGAACAAAAGGACTTTATTAAGCGTGTTATTGGAGTGGCTGGAGATACAATTCAGTATCAAGGTGATCATCTTTATGTGAACGGTAAGAAAGTAGAGGAGCCATACATTCAAGGAGCTATCCAAGATGCTCACGCCAAGGGAGAATTATATAATAATGTGGACTTTCCAAACGGAACTATAACCGATTCCAAGGTTCCTGAGGGGTATATTTTTGTGATGGGTGACCACCGCAATAATAGTAGAGATAGTCGTGCTATTGGTTTTGTTTCCATCAAGGACATTGTTGGACGTGCGGATGTGATTTTTTGGCCGATGGATAGCGCGCAATGGGTTAAGCATAAATAA